In a single window of the Hirundo rustica isolate bHirRus1 chromosome 7, bHirRus1.pri.v3, whole genome shotgun sequence genome:
- the FIGN gene encoding fidgetin isoform X2: protein MISSTSVYGLKMQWTPEHAQWPEQHFDITSTTRSPAHKVEAYRGHLQRTYQYAWANDDISALTASNLLKKYAEKYSGILEGPAERPILSNYSEAPSGLVNGRKNESEPWQPSLNSESVYPMNCVPDVITASKAGVSAALPPADVSASIGSSPGVASNLAEPSYSSSTCGSHTVPSLHSGLPSQEYATGYNGSYLHTSYSGQPAPALPSPHPSPLHSSGLLQPPPPPPPPALVPGYNGTSNLSSYSYPSASYPPQTAVGPGYSPGGAPPPSAYLPSGIPAPTPLPPTTVPSYSYQGHGLTPIAPSALTNSSASSLKRKAFYMAGQGEMDSTYGNYSYGQQRSTQSPMYRMPDNSISNANRGNGFDRSAETSSLAFKPTKQLMSSEQQRKFSSQSSRALTPPSYSTTKSSLGSRSSDSFGKYSSPVMNEHGDEHRQLLPHPMQGPGLRAATSSNHSVDEQLKNTDTHLIDLVTNEIINQGPPVDWSDIAGLDLVKAIIKEEVLWPVLRSDAFNGLTALPRSILLFGPRGTGKTLMGRCIASQLGATFFKITGSGLVTKWLGEGEKIVHASFLVARCRQPSVIFVSDIDMLLSSQVSEEHSPVSRMRTEFLMQLDTVLTSAEDQIVVICATSKPEEIDESLRRYFMKRLLIPLPDSTARHQIIVQLLSQHNYCLNDKEVALLVQRTEGFSGLDVAHLCQEAVVGPLHAMPATDLSAIMPSQLRPVTYQDFENAFCKIQPSISQKELDTYVEWNKMFGCSQ, encoded by the coding sequence GCTTGAAGATGCAGTGGACGCCGGAGCATGCCCAGTGGCCAGAACAGCACTTCGATATCACTTCAACCACCCGGTCCCCAGCCCACAAGGTGGAAGCCTACCGGGGGCACCTGCAGCGCACGTACCAGTACGCCTGGGCCAACGATGACATCTCGGCTCTGACCGCCTCCAACCTTCTGAAAAAGtatgcagaaaaatattccGGGATTTTGGAGGGCCCGGCTGAGCGACCCATTCTCAGCAATTACTCTGAAGCTCCCTCGGGGCTGGTGAATGGTCGGAAGAATGAAAGTGAGCCTTGGCAGCCATCCTTGAACTCGGAGAGCGTGTATCCCATGAACTGTGTCCCAGATGTCATCACCGCCAGCAAAGCTGGGGTAAGTGCAGCCCTCCCTCCCGCAGATGTCTCAGCCAGCATCGGGAGCTCTCCTGGGGTGGCCAGTAACCTGGCTGAACCCAGTTACTCCAGCAGCACCTGTGGAAGTCACACCGTTCCCAGTCTTCATTCAGGGCTCCCATCTCAGGAATATGCCACGGGATACAATGGCTCCTATTTGCATACCAGTTACAGTGGCCAACCAGCACCTGCACTTCCATCCCCTCATCCATCCCCCCTGCACAGCTCGGGACTTCTACAGCCCCCACCACCGCCGCCACCACCAGCCCTTGTCCCTGGGTACAACGGGACCTCCAATCTCTCCAGTTACAGCTACCCTTCTGCCAGTTACCCACCTCAAACCGCTGTTGGCCCTGGGTACAGCCCTGGGGGTGCCCCACCACCCTCGGCTTACCTGCCTTCAGGAATCCCTGCTCCAACCCCTCTGCCCCCAACCACTGTCCCCAGCTACTCCTACCAGGGCCACGGTCTGACACCGATCGCGCCGTCTGCCCTGACAAACAGTTCAGCCAGCTCTCTCAAAAGGAAAGCTTTCTACATGGCAGGGCAAGGAGAAATGGACTCCACTTATGGAAATTACAGCTATGGCCAACAGAGATCTACACAGAGTCCAATGTATCGAATGCCAGACAACAGCATTTCAAATGCAAACAGAGGGAACGGTTTTGACAGAAGTGCTGAAACATCATCCTTAGCGTTTAAGCCAACAAAGCAGCTAATGTCCTCTGAACAGCAAAGGAAATTCAGTAGCCAGTCCAGTAGGGCTCTAACACCCCCATCCTATAGTACTACTAAAAGCTCACTGGGTTCGAGATCGAGTGACTCATTTGGGAAGTATAGCTCCCCAGTAATGAATGAGCACGGTGAtgagcacaggcagctcctccctcACCCAATGCAAGGCCCGGGACTTCGTGCAGCTACCTCATCCAACCACTCTGTGGACGAGCAACTGAAGAATACTGACACACACCTCATTGACCTTGTTACCAATGAGATTATCAACCAAGGACCTCCCGTGGACTGGAGTGACATTGCTGGCCTAGATCTAGTAAAGGCCATCATTAAGGAGGAGGTTTTATGGCCAGTATTGAGGTCAGATGCATTCAATGGACTGACTGCTCTACCTCGGAGCATCCTTTTATTTGGACCTCGGGGAACAGGCAAAACATTAATGGGCAGATGTATAGCTAGTCAGCTGGGGGCTACGTTTTTCAAAATCACTGGCTCTGGCCTTGTCACAAAGTGGttaggggaaggagaaaaaattgtCCATGCCTCCTTCCTTGTGGCGAGGTGTCGCCAACCCTCGGTGATTTTTGTTAGTGACATTGACATGCTCCTTTCCTCTCAAGTGAGTGAAGAACACAGTCCAGTAAGTCGGATGAGAACAGAGTTCCTTATGCAGCTGGACACTGTACTGACTTCTGCTGAGGACCAAATAGTAGTAATTTGCGCCACGAGTAAACCAGAAGAAATTGATGAATCTCTTCGAAGGTACTTCATGAAACGACTTTTAATCCCACTTCCTGACAGCACAGCGAGACACCAGATAATAGTACAACTGCTCTCACAGCACAATTACTGTCTCAATGACAAGGAGGTTGCACTGCTTGTCCAGCGCACAGAAGGCTTTTCTGGACTAGATGTGGCTCACTTGTGTCAGGAAGCCGTGGTGGGCCCACTCCATGCCATGCCAGCCACAGACCTTTCAGCCATTATGCCCAGCCAGTTGAGGCCAGTTACATATCAAGACTTTGAAAATGCTTTCTGCAAGATACAGCCTAGCATATCTCAAAAAGAGCTTGATACATACGTTGAATGGAACAAAATGTTTGGTTGCAGTCAGTGa
- the FIGN gene encoding fidgetin isoform X1 → MNCIPDCGWKDGLKMQWTPEHAQWPEQHFDITSTTRSPAHKVEAYRGHLQRTYQYAWANDDISALTASNLLKKYAEKYSGILEGPAERPILSNYSEAPSGLVNGRKNESEPWQPSLNSESVYPMNCVPDVITASKAGVSAALPPADVSASIGSSPGVASNLAEPSYSSSTCGSHTVPSLHSGLPSQEYATGYNGSYLHTSYSGQPAPALPSPHPSPLHSSGLLQPPPPPPPPALVPGYNGTSNLSSYSYPSASYPPQTAVGPGYSPGGAPPPSAYLPSGIPAPTPLPPTTVPSYSYQGHGLTPIAPSALTNSSASSLKRKAFYMAGQGEMDSTYGNYSYGQQRSTQSPMYRMPDNSISNANRGNGFDRSAETSSLAFKPTKQLMSSEQQRKFSSQSSRALTPPSYSTTKSSLGSRSSDSFGKYSSPVMNEHGDEHRQLLPHPMQGPGLRAATSSNHSVDEQLKNTDTHLIDLVTNEIINQGPPVDWSDIAGLDLVKAIIKEEVLWPVLRSDAFNGLTALPRSILLFGPRGTGKTLMGRCIASQLGATFFKITGSGLVTKWLGEGEKIVHASFLVARCRQPSVIFVSDIDMLLSSQVSEEHSPVSRMRTEFLMQLDTVLTSAEDQIVVICATSKPEEIDESLRRYFMKRLLIPLPDSTARHQIIVQLLSQHNYCLNDKEVALLVQRTEGFSGLDVAHLCQEAVVGPLHAMPATDLSAIMPSQLRPVTYQDFENAFCKIQPSISQKELDTYVEWNKMFGCSQ, encoded by the coding sequence GCTTGAAGATGCAGTGGACGCCGGAGCATGCCCAGTGGCCAGAACAGCACTTCGATATCACTTCAACCACCCGGTCCCCAGCCCACAAGGTGGAAGCCTACCGGGGGCACCTGCAGCGCACGTACCAGTACGCCTGGGCCAACGATGACATCTCGGCTCTGACCGCCTCCAACCTTCTGAAAAAGtatgcagaaaaatattccGGGATTTTGGAGGGCCCGGCTGAGCGACCCATTCTCAGCAATTACTCTGAAGCTCCCTCGGGGCTGGTGAATGGTCGGAAGAATGAAAGTGAGCCTTGGCAGCCATCCTTGAACTCGGAGAGCGTGTATCCCATGAACTGTGTCCCAGATGTCATCACCGCCAGCAAAGCTGGGGTAAGTGCAGCCCTCCCTCCCGCAGATGTCTCAGCCAGCATCGGGAGCTCTCCTGGGGTGGCCAGTAACCTGGCTGAACCCAGTTACTCCAGCAGCACCTGTGGAAGTCACACCGTTCCCAGTCTTCATTCAGGGCTCCCATCTCAGGAATATGCCACGGGATACAATGGCTCCTATTTGCATACCAGTTACAGTGGCCAACCAGCACCTGCACTTCCATCCCCTCATCCATCCCCCCTGCACAGCTCGGGACTTCTACAGCCCCCACCACCGCCGCCACCACCAGCCCTTGTCCCTGGGTACAACGGGACCTCCAATCTCTCCAGTTACAGCTACCCTTCTGCCAGTTACCCACCTCAAACCGCTGTTGGCCCTGGGTACAGCCCTGGGGGTGCCCCACCACCCTCGGCTTACCTGCCTTCAGGAATCCCTGCTCCAACCCCTCTGCCCCCAACCACTGTCCCCAGCTACTCCTACCAGGGCCACGGTCTGACACCGATCGCGCCGTCTGCCCTGACAAACAGTTCAGCCAGCTCTCTCAAAAGGAAAGCTTTCTACATGGCAGGGCAAGGAGAAATGGACTCCACTTATGGAAATTACAGCTATGGCCAACAGAGATCTACACAGAGTCCAATGTATCGAATGCCAGACAACAGCATTTCAAATGCAAACAGAGGGAACGGTTTTGACAGAAGTGCTGAAACATCATCCTTAGCGTTTAAGCCAACAAAGCAGCTAATGTCCTCTGAACAGCAAAGGAAATTCAGTAGCCAGTCCAGTAGGGCTCTAACACCCCCATCCTATAGTACTACTAAAAGCTCACTGGGTTCGAGATCGAGTGACTCATTTGGGAAGTATAGCTCCCCAGTAATGAATGAGCACGGTGAtgagcacaggcagctcctccctcACCCAATGCAAGGCCCGGGACTTCGTGCAGCTACCTCATCCAACCACTCTGTGGACGAGCAACTGAAGAATACTGACACACACCTCATTGACCTTGTTACCAATGAGATTATCAACCAAGGACCTCCCGTGGACTGGAGTGACATTGCTGGCCTAGATCTAGTAAAGGCCATCATTAAGGAGGAGGTTTTATGGCCAGTATTGAGGTCAGATGCATTCAATGGACTGACTGCTCTACCTCGGAGCATCCTTTTATTTGGACCTCGGGGAACAGGCAAAACATTAATGGGCAGATGTATAGCTAGTCAGCTGGGGGCTACGTTTTTCAAAATCACTGGCTCTGGCCTTGTCACAAAGTGGttaggggaaggagaaaaaattgtCCATGCCTCCTTCCTTGTGGCGAGGTGTCGCCAACCCTCGGTGATTTTTGTTAGTGACATTGACATGCTCCTTTCCTCTCAAGTGAGTGAAGAACACAGTCCAGTAAGTCGGATGAGAACAGAGTTCCTTATGCAGCTGGACACTGTACTGACTTCTGCTGAGGACCAAATAGTAGTAATTTGCGCCACGAGTAAACCAGAAGAAATTGATGAATCTCTTCGAAGGTACTTCATGAAACGACTTTTAATCCCACTTCCTGACAGCACAGCGAGACACCAGATAATAGTACAACTGCTCTCACAGCACAATTACTGTCTCAATGACAAGGAGGTTGCACTGCTTGTCCAGCGCACAGAAGGCTTTTCTGGACTAGATGTGGCTCACTTGTGTCAGGAAGCCGTGGTGGGCCCACTCCATGCCATGCCAGCCACAGACCTTTCAGCCATTATGCCCAGCCAGTTGAGGCCAGTTACATATCAAGACTTTGAAAATGCTTTCTGCAAGATACAGCCTAGCATATCTCAAAAAGAGCTTGATACATACGTTGAATGGAACAAAATGTTTGGTTGCAGTCAGTGa
- the FIGN gene encoding fidgetin isoform X3, translated as MQWTPEHAQWPEQHFDITSTTRSPAHKVEAYRGHLQRTYQYAWANDDISALTASNLLKKYAEKYSGILEGPAERPILSNYSEAPSGLVNGRKNESEPWQPSLNSESVYPMNCVPDVITASKAGVSAALPPADVSASIGSSPGVASNLAEPSYSSSTCGSHTVPSLHSGLPSQEYATGYNGSYLHTSYSGQPAPALPSPHPSPLHSSGLLQPPPPPPPPALVPGYNGTSNLSSYSYPSASYPPQTAVGPGYSPGGAPPPSAYLPSGIPAPTPLPPTTVPSYSYQGHGLTPIAPSALTNSSASSLKRKAFYMAGQGEMDSTYGNYSYGQQRSTQSPMYRMPDNSISNANRGNGFDRSAETSSLAFKPTKQLMSSEQQRKFSSQSSRALTPPSYSTTKSSLGSRSSDSFGKYSSPVMNEHGDEHRQLLPHPMQGPGLRAATSSNHSVDEQLKNTDTHLIDLVTNEIINQGPPVDWSDIAGLDLVKAIIKEEVLWPVLRSDAFNGLTALPRSILLFGPRGTGKTLMGRCIASQLGATFFKITGSGLVTKWLGEGEKIVHASFLVARCRQPSVIFVSDIDMLLSSQVSEEHSPVSRMRTEFLMQLDTVLTSAEDQIVVICATSKPEEIDESLRRYFMKRLLIPLPDSTARHQIIVQLLSQHNYCLNDKEVALLVQRTEGFSGLDVAHLCQEAVVGPLHAMPATDLSAIMPSQLRPVTYQDFENAFCKIQPSISQKELDTYVEWNKMFGCSQ; from the coding sequence ATGCAGTGGACGCCGGAGCATGCCCAGTGGCCAGAACAGCACTTCGATATCACTTCAACCACCCGGTCCCCAGCCCACAAGGTGGAAGCCTACCGGGGGCACCTGCAGCGCACGTACCAGTACGCCTGGGCCAACGATGACATCTCGGCTCTGACCGCCTCCAACCTTCTGAAAAAGtatgcagaaaaatattccGGGATTTTGGAGGGCCCGGCTGAGCGACCCATTCTCAGCAATTACTCTGAAGCTCCCTCGGGGCTGGTGAATGGTCGGAAGAATGAAAGTGAGCCTTGGCAGCCATCCTTGAACTCGGAGAGCGTGTATCCCATGAACTGTGTCCCAGATGTCATCACCGCCAGCAAAGCTGGGGTAAGTGCAGCCCTCCCTCCCGCAGATGTCTCAGCCAGCATCGGGAGCTCTCCTGGGGTGGCCAGTAACCTGGCTGAACCCAGTTACTCCAGCAGCACCTGTGGAAGTCACACCGTTCCCAGTCTTCATTCAGGGCTCCCATCTCAGGAATATGCCACGGGATACAATGGCTCCTATTTGCATACCAGTTACAGTGGCCAACCAGCACCTGCACTTCCATCCCCTCATCCATCCCCCCTGCACAGCTCGGGACTTCTACAGCCCCCACCACCGCCGCCACCACCAGCCCTTGTCCCTGGGTACAACGGGACCTCCAATCTCTCCAGTTACAGCTACCCTTCTGCCAGTTACCCACCTCAAACCGCTGTTGGCCCTGGGTACAGCCCTGGGGGTGCCCCACCACCCTCGGCTTACCTGCCTTCAGGAATCCCTGCTCCAACCCCTCTGCCCCCAACCACTGTCCCCAGCTACTCCTACCAGGGCCACGGTCTGACACCGATCGCGCCGTCTGCCCTGACAAACAGTTCAGCCAGCTCTCTCAAAAGGAAAGCTTTCTACATGGCAGGGCAAGGAGAAATGGACTCCACTTATGGAAATTACAGCTATGGCCAACAGAGATCTACACAGAGTCCAATGTATCGAATGCCAGACAACAGCATTTCAAATGCAAACAGAGGGAACGGTTTTGACAGAAGTGCTGAAACATCATCCTTAGCGTTTAAGCCAACAAAGCAGCTAATGTCCTCTGAACAGCAAAGGAAATTCAGTAGCCAGTCCAGTAGGGCTCTAACACCCCCATCCTATAGTACTACTAAAAGCTCACTGGGTTCGAGATCGAGTGACTCATTTGGGAAGTATAGCTCCCCAGTAATGAATGAGCACGGTGAtgagcacaggcagctcctccctcACCCAATGCAAGGCCCGGGACTTCGTGCAGCTACCTCATCCAACCACTCTGTGGACGAGCAACTGAAGAATACTGACACACACCTCATTGACCTTGTTACCAATGAGATTATCAACCAAGGACCTCCCGTGGACTGGAGTGACATTGCTGGCCTAGATCTAGTAAAGGCCATCATTAAGGAGGAGGTTTTATGGCCAGTATTGAGGTCAGATGCATTCAATGGACTGACTGCTCTACCTCGGAGCATCCTTTTATTTGGACCTCGGGGAACAGGCAAAACATTAATGGGCAGATGTATAGCTAGTCAGCTGGGGGCTACGTTTTTCAAAATCACTGGCTCTGGCCTTGTCACAAAGTGGttaggggaaggagaaaaaattgtCCATGCCTCCTTCCTTGTGGCGAGGTGTCGCCAACCCTCGGTGATTTTTGTTAGTGACATTGACATGCTCCTTTCCTCTCAAGTGAGTGAAGAACACAGTCCAGTAAGTCGGATGAGAACAGAGTTCCTTATGCAGCTGGACACTGTACTGACTTCTGCTGAGGACCAAATAGTAGTAATTTGCGCCACGAGTAAACCAGAAGAAATTGATGAATCTCTTCGAAGGTACTTCATGAAACGACTTTTAATCCCACTTCCTGACAGCACAGCGAGACACCAGATAATAGTACAACTGCTCTCACAGCACAATTACTGTCTCAATGACAAGGAGGTTGCACTGCTTGTCCAGCGCACAGAAGGCTTTTCTGGACTAGATGTGGCTCACTTGTGTCAGGAAGCCGTGGTGGGCCCACTCCATGCCATGCCAGCCACAGACCTTTCAGCCATTATGCCCAGCCAGTTGAGGCCAGTTACATATCAAGACTTTGAAAATGCTTTCTGCAAGATACAGCCTAGCATATCTCAAAAAGAGCTTGATACATACGTTGAATGGAACAAAATGTTTGGTTGCAGTCAGTGa